The following are encoded in a window of Hemitrygon akajei chromosome 24, sHemAka1.3, whole genome shotgun sequence genomic DNA:
- the LOC140715804 gene encoding histone H3 — protein sequence MARTKQTARKSTGGKAPRKQLATKAARKSAPATGGVKKPHRYRPGTVALREIRRYQKSTELLIRKLPFQRLVREIAQDFKTDLRFQSSAVMALQEASEAYLVGLFEDTNLCAIHAKRVTIMPKDIQLARRIRGERA from the coding sequence ATGGCCCGCACCAAGCAAACAGCGCGGAAATCGACTGGCGGGAAAGCTCCTCGGAAACAGCTGGCGACCAAAGCGGCGCGAAAGAGCGCTCCAGCCACGGGCGGAGTGAAGAAGCCTCATCGCTACCGGCCCGGCACTGTGGCTCTGAGGGAGATCCGACGCTACCAGAAATCCACCGAGCTACTCATCCGCAAACTGCCTTTCCAGCGCCTGGTGCGAGAAATCGCTCAGGACTTCAAGACCGACTTGCGCTTCCAGAGCTCGGCCGTCATGGCCCTGCAAGAGGCCAGTGAAGCTTACCTGGTGGGGCTCTTCGAGGACACCAATCTGTGCGCCATCCATGCCAAGCGAGTCACCATCATGCCCAAAGACATCCAGTTGGCCCGCCGCATCCGCGGGGAGCGCGCCTAA